One window from the genome of Sphaerotilus microaerophilus encodes:
- a CDS encoding pseudouridine synthase, translating to MALADALFSQGLGARRECEGLIASGLVRVAGRTITDPFEPVATEGLVLEVEGRAWPYHAQAVILMHKPAGYECSQKPSAWPSVLKLLPGPLRQRDVQPVGRLDVDTTGLLLLTDDGALIHRLTHPKRHVPKVYEVTTARPVEDGQIEKLRAGVKLHDEPNLVRVLACERSGECALRMTLGEGKYHQVKRMVAAVGNHVEALHRSSFGALALPADLAPGQWRWIDDPAVIWAAGS from the coding sequence CTGGCCCTGGCCGACGCCCTCTTCAGCCAGGGCCTGGGCGCCCGCCGCGAGTGCGAGGGCCTGATCGCCTCCGGGCTGGTGCGCGTGGCCGGGCGCACGATCACCGACCCCTTCGAGCCCGTGGCCACCGAGGGCCTGGTGCTGGAGGTCGAGGGCCGGGCCTGGCCCTACCACGCCCAGGCCGTGATCCTGATGCACAAGCCGGCCGGCTACGAGTGCTCGCAGAAGCCCTCGGCCTGGCCGAGCGTGCTCAAGCTGCTGCCGGGGCCGCTGCGACAACGCGACGTGCAGCCGGTCGGCCGGCTCGACGTGGACACCACCGGCCTGCTGCTGCTGACCGACGACGGCGCGCTGATCCACCGCCTGACGCACCCCAAGCGCCACGTGCCGAAGGTCTACGAGGTCACCACCGCCCGCCCGGTCGAGGACGGCCAGATCGAGAAGCTGCGCGCCGGCGTGAAGCTGCACGACGAACCGAACCTGGTGCGTGTGCTGGCCTGCGAGCGCAGCGGTGAATGCGCGCTGCGCATGACGCTGGGCGAAGGCAAGTACCACCAGGTCAAGCGCATGGTGGCCGCGGTGGGCAACCACGTCGAGGCGCTGCACCGCAGCAGCTTCGGCGCGCTGGCCCTGCCCGCCGACCTGGCGCCCGGTCAGTGGCGCTGGATCGACGACCCGGCGGTGATCTGGGCCGCCGGGAGCTGA
- a CDS encoding P1 family peptidase, translating to MQTPTNPPSLPALPPLSYPGAITDVAPLKVGHFTDTRRPTGCSVVLCEAGATCGVDVRGAAPGTRETDLLRPDNLVEQVHAVLLAGGSAFGLDAAGGVMRWLEEAGHGFPVGPARVPIVPAAVLFDLLVGDHRIRPDASAGHAACAAASRSAPAQGGVGAGAGATLGKLFGVAQAMKGGIGSASLRAGRFTVGALIAVNALGDVRDPATGRLLAGSRGADGTSLRDAAARLVAGDLPAGALAGMATTIGVVATDAALTKAQANKLATMAHDGLARAISPVHTMTDGDTLFALATGTAEGHADLTVLGALAAEVTARAIVNAITAATGLTLPDGTRLPAATDLNRLERH from the coding sequence ATGCAGACACCGACCAACCCGCCTTCCCTGCCTGCCCTGCCGCCCCTCAGCTACCCCGGCGCGATCACCGACGTCGCGCCACTGAAGGTCGGCCACTTCACCGACACCCGCCGGCCCACCGGCTGCAGCGTCGTGCTCTGCGAGGCCGGCGCCACCTGCGGTGTCGACGTGCGCGGCGCCGCGCCCGGCACCCGCGAGACCGACCTGCTGCGCCCGGACAACCTGGTCGAGCAGGTCCACGCCGTGCTGCTGGCCGGCGGCAGCGCCTTCGGGCTGGATGCCGCCGGCGGCGTGATGCGCTGGCTGGAGGAGGCCGGGCACGGCTTTCCGGTCGGCCCGGCACGCGTGCCCATCGTGCCCGCGGCGGTGCTCTTCGACCTGCTGGTGGGCGACCACCGCATCCGCCCCGACGCCAGCGCCGGCCACGCCGCCTGCGCCGCCGCCAGCCGCAGCGCGCCCGCGCAGGGCGGTGTCGGCGCCGGGGCCGGAGCCACGCTGGGCAAGCTCTTCGGCGTCGCGCAGGCCATGAAGGGCGGCATCGGCAGCGCCTCGCTACGCGCCGGGCGCTTCACCGTCGGCGCGCTGATCGCCGTCAACGCGCTGGGCGACGTGCGCGACCCCGCCACCGGCCGCCTGCTGGCCGGCTCGCGCGGCGCCGACGGGACGAGCCTGCGCGACGCCGCTGCCCGCCTGGTCGCCGGTGACCTGCCTGCGGGCGCGCTGGCCGGCATGGCCACCACGATCGGCGTGGTGGCCACCGACGCCGCGCTCACCAAGGCGCAGGCCAACAAGCTGGCCACCATGGCGCACGATGGCCTGGCCCGCGCCATCTCGCCGGTGCACACGATGACCGATGGCGACACGCTCTTCGCGCTGGCCACCGGCACCGCCGAGGGCCACGCCGACCTGACCGTGCTCGGCGCGCTGGCGGCCGAGGTGACCGCCCGCGCGATCGTCAACGCCATCACCGCCGCGACCGGCTTGACGCTGCCCGACGGCACGCGCCTGCCCGCCGCCACCGACCTGAACCGACTGGAGCGCCACTGA
- a CDS encoding LysE family transporter — MDWSTWLAFFAASWAISLSPGAGAVAAMSAGLSHGFMRGYAMTLGLVLGIWTQILVVGLGLGALIAASSLGFTLVKWAGAAYLIWLGIQQWRAPAKPMVAEAAPDASGAGVRTRRRELVLRGWMINTVNPKGTVFLLAVVPQFLELAQPLALQYGVIALTLGFTDLVVMAGYTALAARVLRSLREVHHIRVMNRVFGSLFVGAGALLATFKRAA, encoded by the coding sequence ATGGATTGGTCCACCTGGCTTGCCTTCTTTGCTGCCTCCTGGGCGATCAGCCTCTCGCCCGGTGCGGGCGCGGTCGCCGCGATGAGCGCAGGGCTGAGCCACGGCTTCATGCGCGGCTACGCGATGACGCTGGGCCTGGTGCTGGGCATCTGGACGCAGATCCTGGTCGTCGGCCTGGGGCTGGGGGCGCTGATCGCGGCGTCCAGCCTGGGCTTCACCCTCGTCAAGTGGGCCGGCGCGGCCTACCTGATCTGGCTGGGCATCCAGCAGTGGCGCGCCCCGGCCAAGCCGATGGTGGCCGAGGCCGCGCCAGATGCATCGGGCGCGGGCGTGCGCACCCGGCGGCGTGAGCTGGTGCTGCGCGGCTGGATGATCAACACCGTCAACCCCAAGGGCACGGTCTTCCTGCTCGCGGTGGTGCCGCAGTTCCTGGAGCTGGCGCAGCCGCTGGCGCTGCAGTACGGCGTGATCGCGCTGACGCTGGGCTTCACCGACCTGGTGGTGATGGCCGGCTACACCGCGCTGGCCGCGCGCGTGCTGCGCAGCCTGCGCGAGGTGCACCACATCCGCGTGATGAACCGGGTGTTCGGCTCGCTCTTCGTCGGCGCCGGGGCGCTGCTGGCGACCTTCAAGCGCGCGGCCTGA
- a CDS encoding bifunctional riboflavin kinase/FAD synthetase produces MRIFRGHHHPGIAPACALTIGNFDGVHRGHQAMLALLTSEARHRRLPSCVMSFEPHPRDYFAQRTGRPELAPTRVATLRDKLLELERCGVDQVVLMPFNQRFAALSPEAFVDDVLVRGLGARYVLVGDDFRFGAKRAGDYAMLDGAGTRAGFDVARMLSYEVHGLRVSSSAVREALAQGDMARATALLGRPYSVSGHVLHGRKLGRELGFRTLNLRFGHPNPAAQGIFVVQVFGLADRPLPGVASLGVRPTVEDAGRVLLEVNCLDWPASLGSEGAYGRVVQVELLHKLHDERRYDGLEALRAGIAQDVVDARVWFARA; encoded by the coding sequence ATGCGCATCTTCCGCGGCCACCACCACCCCGGCATCGCCCCGGCCTGTGCCCTGACCATCGGCAACTTCGATGGCGTGCACCGCGGCCACCAGGCCATGCTCGCGCTGCTGACCAGCGAGGCCCGGCACCGGCGCCTGCCCAGCTGCGTGATGAGCTTCGAGCCGCATCCGCGCGACTACTTCGCCCAGCGCACCGGACGGCCCGAGCTGGCCCCCACGCGCGTGGCCACGCTGCGCGACAAGCTGCTGGAGCTGGAGCGCTGCGGCGTGGACCAGGTGGTGCTGATGCCCTTCAACCAGCGCTTCGCGGCGCTCTCGCCCGAGGCCTTCGTCGACGACGTGCTGGTGCGCGGCCTGGGCGCACGCTACGTGTTGGTGGGCGACGACTTCCGCTTTGGTGCCAAGCGGGCCGGCGACTACGCCATGCTCGACGGGGCCGGCACACGCGCCGGCTTCGACGTGGCGCGCATGCTGAGCTACGAGGTGCACGGCCTGCGCGTGTCCAGCTCGGCGGTGCGCGAGGCGCTCGCGCAGGGCGACATGGCACGCGCCACCGCGCTGCTCGGGCGGCCCTACAGCGTCTCCGGCCACGTGCTGCACGGGCGCAAGCTGGGGCGGGAGCTGGGCTTTCGCACCCTCAACCTGCGCTTCGGCCACCCGAACCCGGCCGCGCAGGGCATCTTCGTGGTGCAGGTCTTCGGCCTGGCCGACCGGCCACTGCCCGGGGTCGCCAGCCTGGGTGTGCGCCCGACCGTGGAAGACGCCGGGCGCGTGCTGCTGGAGGTGAACTGCCTCGACTGGCCTGCCTCGCTCGGCAGCGAGGGCGCCTACGGCCGCGTCGTGCAGGTCGAGCTGCTGCACAAGCTGCACGACGAGCGCCGCTACGACGGCCTGGAAGCCCTGCGCGCAGGCATCGCCCAGGACGTGGTCGACGCACGCGTCTGGTTCGCCCGCGCCTGA
- a CDS encoding molybdopterin-dependent oxidoreductase, translated as MNPSFAIPRRRVLLGAALAAALWRPASALDRPQGRVVLTIGGLIGEKNAAARAEFDMAMLAALPQHSFSTRTPWYPAARKFTGPLLRDVLAAVGAKGQTLRAVALNDYKVTLPVEDCKRYPVVLARLMDDQPMPVRDKGPLFIIYPFDSDEALRSERYYSRSAWQLKHIEVE; from the coding sequence ATGAATCCTTCCTTTGCGATACCGCGTCGGCGCGTGCTGCTGGGCGCCGCCCTGGCGGCGGCACTGTGGCGGCCCGCGAGCGCGCTCGACCGCCCGCAGGGGCGTGTCGTGCTGACGATCGGCGGGCTGATCGGCGAGAAGAACGCGGCCGCCCGGGCCGAGTTCGACATGGCGATGCTCGCCGCCCTGCCGCAGCACAGCTTCAGCACCCGCACCCCCTGGTACCCGGCCGCGCGCAAGTTCACCGGCCCGCTGCTGCGCGACGTGCTGGCCGCCGTGGGCGCCAAGGGGCAGACCCTGCGTGCCGTGGCGCTCAACGACTACAAGGTGACGCTGCCGGTCGAGGACTGCAAGCGCTACCCGGTCGTGCTGGCGCGGCTGATGGATGATCAGCCCATGCCGGTGCGCGACAAGGGCCCGCTGTTCATCATCTACCCCTTCGACAGCGACGAGGCGCTGCGTTCCGAGCGCTACTACAGCCGCTCGGCCTGGCAGCTCAAGCACATCGAGGTCGAGTGA
- a CDS encoding ATP-binding protein — MEQPAAPGVAAAEGGEHPAGPGRWLSLIGLVLVLAFAGVAWVQSRALGLLNDTVSYQGDSLVWSFYQLEAETLRLRQVLDDLADHPQASGLEAVRDRYELFVSRISLIDPHRTRAVLSDLPRQAEVLAALQAFVQHADPLLAEGEGGARAGDARVWHDLVHRLDWLAAPMRELALQVNQAVGEQVTRRNEAVRLQNRLAIGLTVFQSLLTLAFAIIVMRQIRALHQRHHRLEQLAQHLQEARADAEQASRAKSAFLANMSHELRTPFNGLLGMLSLLEATPLEAQQRAHLATARESGRHLLALLNDVLDISTLESGRLEVHPHDVDLRGLVHDVAALMGTHARAKGLPLHCEVAPEVPQTLRADGKRLKQILFNLLGNAIKFTPGGEVRLEVAVRPAAGGAPERLALQVSDTGIGMDAATLARLFQRFSQGDASIQRRYGGTGLGLEISRSLARLMGGDIEVDSAPGQGSRFTVTIALERVQAPAEAAPPPSTAPVPAALSAEVLVTDDHPVNRSLMQAILQHLGHRVHLCENGAEAVEWLRQHRCDLVLMDVHMPVMDGLAATRAIRALPPPACDVPVIALTADAFDAARQRALEAGMNDFITKPVQVPVVVEALRRFVPRLAAAEDSSPRATQPVLQPEPGPAPGPGPTPTVAVSAAVPAFMPVSSPASSPMITSPAPAAPRPRLRVRRGEIAEWLDLEAIAEICVTVGLEGYRSLLAGLLAESSPALDELLRALDPAADPAAIRGAAHKFKGAVASLGLKRLAATAKAWELASAEAPLEAGQREQAAQALRDGFQHTRALCLRVGYLLA; from the coding sequence GTGGAGCAGCCGGCCGCGCCGGGCGTTGCCGCCGCCGAGGGGGGCGAACACCCTGCGGGCCCGGGGCGCTGGCTGTCGCTCATCGGGCTGGTGCTGGTGCTGGCCTTTGCCGGCGTGGCCTGGGTGCAATCGCGCGCGCTCGGGCTGCTCAACGACACGGTGTCGTACCAGGGCGACAGCCTGGTGTGGAGCTTCTACCAGCTGGAGGCGGAAACCCTGCGCCTGCGCCAGGTGCTCGATGACCTGGCCGATCACCCCCAGGCCTCCGGCCTGGAGGCGGTGCGCGATCGCTACGAGCTCTTCGTCAGCCGCATCAGCCTGATCGATCCGCACCGCACCCGGGCGGTGCTGTCGGACCTGCCTCGCCAGGCCGAGGTGCTGGCTGCGCTGCAGGCCTTCGTGCAGCACGCCGACCCCTTGCTGGCAGAGGGAGAAGGCGGCGCCCGGGCCGGTGATGCGCGGGTCTGGCACGACTTGGTGCATCGCCTGGACTGGCTGGCCGCCCCGATGCGTGAACTGGCCCTGCAGGTCAACCAGGCGGTGGGCGAGCAGGTGACGCGGCGCAACGAGGCAGTGCGCCTGCAGAACCGCCTCGCCATCGGCCTGACGGTGTTCCAGAGCCTGCTGACACTGGCCTTTGCGATCATCGTGATGCGGCAGATCCGCGCGCTGCACCAGCGCCATCACCGCCTGGAGCAGCTCGCCCAGCACCTGCAGGAGGCCCGCGCGGACGCCGAGCAGGCCAGCCGGGCCAAGAGCGCCTTCCTGGCCAACATGAGCCACGAGCTGCGCACGCCCTTCAACGGGCTGCTGGGCATGCTGTCGCTGCTGGAGGCCACGCCCCTGGAGGCACAGCAGCGCGCGCACCTGGCCACCGCGCGTGAATCGGGCCGGCACCTGCTGGCCCTCCTCAATGACGTGCTGGACATCTCCACGCTCGAATCCGGGCGCCTGGAGGTGCACCCCCACGACGTCGACCTGCGCGGCCTGGTGCATGACGTGGCCGCGTTGATGGGCACGCACGCCCGCGCCAAGGGCCTGCCCTTGCACTGCGAGGTGGCGCCCGAGGTGCCGCAGACGCTGCGTGCCGATGGCAAGCGCCTCAAGCAGATCCTCTTCAACCTGCTGGGCAATGCCATCAAGTTCACGCCCGGCGGCGAGGTGCGGCTGGAGGTGGCGGTGCGCCCGGCGGCCGGAGGCGCCCCCGAGCGGCTGGCCCTGCAGGTCAGCGACACCGGCATCGGCATGGACGCCGCCACGCTGGCGCGGCTGTTCCAGCGTTTCTCGCAGGGGGACGCCTCCATCCAGCGCCGCTACGGGGGCACCGGGCTGGGCCTGGAGATCTCGCGCAGCCTGGCACGCCTGATGGGCGGCGACATCGAGGTGGACAGCGCACCCGGGCAGGGCAGCCGCTTCACGGTGACGATCGCGCTGGAGCGCGTGCAGGCCCCGGCCGAGGCCGCCCCCCCGCCCAGCACGGCGCCGGTGCCGGCCGCACTGAGCGCCGAGGTGCTCGTTACCGACGACCACCCGGTCAACCGCAGCCTGATGCAGGCCATCCTGCAGCACCTGGGGCACCGCGTGCACCTCTGTGAAAACGGTGCCGAGGCGGTCGAGTGGCTTCGCCAGCACCGCTGCGATCTGGTGCTGATGGACGTGCACATGCCGGTGATGGACGGCCTGGCCGCCACGCGGGCCATCCGCGCGCTGCCGCCGCCGGCCTGCGACGTGCCGGTCATCGCACTGACGGCCGATGCCTTCGATGCCGCGCGCCAGCGGGCGCTGGAAGCCGGCATGAACGACTTCATCACCAAGCCGGTGCAGGTGCCCGTGGTGGTGGAGGCGCTGCGCCGCTTCGTGCCCCGCCTGGCCGCGGCCGAAGACAGCTCGCCGCGCGCAACTCAGCCTGTCCTGCAGCCCGAGCCGGGCCCGGCCCCGGGCCCGGGCCCCACCCCGACGGTGGCCGTATCCGCTGCCGTACCGGCTTTCATGCCGGTCTCCTCGCCGGCTTCCTCGCCGATGATCACCAGTCCCGCCCCGGCGGCCCCCCGCCCGCGGCTGCGCGTGCGCCGCGGTGAGATCGCCGAGTGGCTGGACCTGGAGGCGATTGCCGAGATCTGCGTCACGGTCGGCCTGGAGGGCTATCGCTCGCTGCTGGCCGGCCTGCTGGCCGAGTCATCGCCCGCGCTGGACGAACTGCTGCGAGCCCTCGACCCCGCCGCAGACCCCGCCGCCATCCGGGGCGCGGCCCACAAGTTCAAGGGGGCCGTGGCCAGCCTCGGGTTGAAACGCCTGGCTGCGACGGCCAAGGCCTGGGAGCTCGCCAGCGCCGAGGCCCCGCTGGAGGCGGGGCAGCGCGAGCAGGCGGCCCAGGCATTGCGCGATGGGTTCCAGCACACCCGCGCGCTGTGCCTGCGGGTGGGTTACCTGCTCGCCTGA
- a CDS encoding (2Fe-2S)-binding protein, translating to MSVNLTINGRAATAQSEPATPLLWVLRDELGLTGTKFGCGAKLCGACTVHLDGEPIRSCSTPLSRAADRSVSTIEGLSKDNSHPLQKAWIAHDVPQCGYCQSGQLMSAAALLAANQNPSDAQIDEAMKGNVCRCGTYVRVRAAIKTAAAEMRRGKA from the coding sequence ATGAGCGTGAACCTGACGATCAACGGCCGGGCGGCCACCGCCCAGTCCGAGCCTGCCACCCCGCTGCTGTGGGTGCTGCGTGACGAGTTGGGCCTGACCGGCACCAAGTTCGGCTGCGGTGCCAAGCTCTGCGGCGCCTGCACGGTGCACCTGGACGGCGAGCCGATCCGCTCCTGCTCGACGCCGCTGTCGCGCGCGGCCGACCGATCGGTGTCGACCATCGAGGGCCTGTCCAAGGACAACAGCCACCCGCTGCAGAAGGCATGGATCGCCCACGACGTGCCGCAGTGCGGCTACTGCCAGAGCGGCCAGCTGATGAGCGCCGCCGCGCTGCTGGCGGCCAACCAGAACCCCAGCGACGCCCAGATCGACGAGGCGATGAAGGGCAACGTCTGCCGCTGCGGCACCTACGTGCGCGTGCGCGCCGCCATCAAGACCGCCGCCGCCGAAATGCGCCGTGGCAAGGCCTGA
- the arfB gene encoding alternative ribosome rescue aminoacyl-tRNA hydrolase ArfB has protein sequence MSHCIDPAEVQFSAIRAQGAGGQNVNKVSNAVHLRFDIRASSLPDAVKERLLALADSRISAEGVVVIKAQAHRSLPMNQAEALERLQEMVDAAAHVPKARRATRPTRGSQQRRLQGKSVRAGIKAGRGRVTD, from the coding sequence ATGTCCCATTGCATCGACCCGGCCGAGGTGCAGTTCAGCGCCATCCGTGCCCAGGGCGCGGGTGGGCAGAACGTCAACAAGGTGTCCAACGCAGTGCACCTGCGCTTCGACATCCGCGCCTCCTCGCTGCCCGACGCTGTGAAGGAGCGCCTGCTGGCCCTGGCCGACAGCCGCATCAGCGCCGAGGGCGTGGTGGTCATCAAGGCGCAGGCGCACCGCAGCCTGCCAATGAACCAGGCCGAGGCGCTTGAGCGCCTGCAAGAAATGGTCGATGCCGCTGCCCACGTGCCCAAGGCCCGCCGCGCCACCCGGCCGACGCGGGGCTCGCAGCAGCGCCGCCTGCAGGGCAAGTCGGTGCGCGCCGGCATCAAGGCCGGGCGCGGCCGGGTGACCGACTGA
- a CDS encoding xanthine dehydrogenase family protein molybdopterin-binding subunit, whose product MKHAQRAASPSRPSRRSFLKSSAAFSGGLMVGFVLPSGPAGAAGLVHTPNAWVHIADDNTITLISARAEMGQGVYTSMPMLLAEELNVDLRKVRVAFAPPGKAYGNAMIFGLQLTGGSTSVREGWERQRLAGAQVREMLIAAAAERWKVDAAQLRAEDGQVLGPNGRRASYGELAAEAAKLKAPEKVTLKDPSQFRIVGKRTPRLDTPAKVNGTATFGIDVKLPGMVYASLQQCPVQGGKVRSFDAGKARAMPGVIDVVQIPDGVAVVAQSYWQAAQAREQLSVQWDEGPNAGLNTAAMIAGTRAALASGKPFPIKQQGDPDSVIGRAAKVLRAEYLTQNLSHAPMEPMNYTAHVEADRARLVGPTQWPDALQGAIAKILGLKPETVTVENTFLGGGFGRRIDFDYAIQAALISKAVSKPVKLVWTREDDMQHDFYRPLGVHQLAAAVGADGKPTALTWRVASQSVTGRVFNLPAEAPDALMTEAAVPLYDIPVARHDAVKHDAGLRVGYWRAVSHNMNAFANESFIDELAAAAGKDPVAYRLSLLETQPRLANVLKTLAAKAGWGTPAAAGRHRGVAVFEGYETHIGAVLEISMKDGAPQVHRVTVVADPGRMVNPDTVEAQIQSSVVYGLSAALWGEITVDKGRVQQFNFDTYRVMRHNEVPAIDITLLESREKPGGIGEPATSLMAPALANAVFAATGKRVRRMPIRPETIAQA is encoded by the coding sequence ATGAAGCACGCCCAACGCGCCGCCAGCCCGTCGCGCCCCTCACGCCGCAGCTTCCTCAAGTCCTCGGCCGCCTTCAGCGGCGGCCTGATGGTCGGCTTCGTGCTGCCCAGCGGCCCGGCCGGCGCCGCCGGCCTGGTGCACACGCCCAACGCCTGGGTGCACATCGCCGACGACAACACCATCACGCTGATCTCGGCGCGCGCCGAGATGGGCCAGGGCGTCTACACCTCGATGCCGATGCTGCTCGCCGAGGAGCTCAACGTCGACCTGCGCAAGGTGCGCGTAGCCTTCGCGCCCCCGGGCAAGGCCTACGGCAACGCGATGATCTTCGGCCTGCAGCTCACCGGCGGCTCCACCTCCGTGCGCGAGGGCTGGGAGCGCCAGCGCCTGGCCGGCGCCCAGGTGCGCGAGATGCTGATCGCCGCCGCCGCCGAGCGCTGGAAGGTCGACGCCGCCCAGCTGCGCGCCGAGGACGGCCAGGTGCTGGGCCCCAATGGGCGGCGCGCCAGCTACGGCGAGTTGGCCGCCGAGGCCGCCAAGCTGAAGGCGCCCGAGAAGGTCACGCTGAAGGACCCGAGCCAGTTCCGCATCGTCGGCAAGCGCACGCCGCGGCTGGACACGCCGGCCAAGGTCAACGGCACCGCCACCTTCGGCATCGACGTCAAGCTGCCCGGCATGGTCTACGCCTCGCTGCAGCAGTGCCCGGTGCAGGGCGGCAAGGTCAGGTCCTTCGACGCCGGCAAGGCGCGCGCCATGCCCGGCGTGATCGACGTGGTGCAGATCCCCGACGGCGTGGCGGTGGTGGCGCAGAGCTACTGGCAGGCCGCACAGGCGCGCGAGCAGCTCAGCGTGCAGTGGGACGAGGGGCCGAACGCAGGCCTGAACACCGCGGCGATGATCGCCGGCACGCGCGCTGCGCTGGCCAGCGGCAAGCCCTTCCCGATCAAGCAGCAGGGCGACCCGGACAGCGTGATCGGCCGCGCCGCCAAGGTGCTGCGCGCCGAGTACCTGACACAGAACCTGTCGCACGCACCGATGGAGCCGATGAACTACACCGCCCACGTCGAGGCGGACCGCGCCCGGCTGGTCGGCCCGACCCAGTGGCCCGATGCGCTGCAGGGCGCGATCGCCAAGATCCTCGGCCTCAAGCCGGAGACCGTGACGGTGGAGAACACCTTCCTGGGCGGCGGCTTCGGGCGGCGCATCGACTTCGACTACGCCATCCAGGCCGCACTGATCAGCAAGGCCGTGAGCAAGCCGGTCAAGCTGGTGTGGACCCGCGAAGACGACATGCAGCACGACTTCTACCGCCCGCTGGGGGTGCACCAGCTCGCCGCGGCCGTCGGCGCGGATGGCAAGCCCACGGCGCTGACCTGGCGGGTGGCATCGCAGTCGGTCACCGGGCGGGTGTTCAACCTGCCGGCCGAGGCGCCCGACGCGCTGATGACCGAGGCCGCCGTGCCGCTGTACGACATCCCGGTGGCCCGCCACGACGCCGTCAAGCACGACGCCGGCCTGCGCGTGGGCTACTGGCGTGCGGTCAGCCACAACATGAACGCCTTCGCCAACGAAAGCTTCATCGACGAGCTGGCCGCCGCCGCGGGCAAGGACCCGGTGGCCTACCGGCTCTCGCTGCTGGAGACCCAGCCGCGCCTGGCCAACGTGCTCAAGACCCTGGCCGCCAAGGCCGGCTGGGGCACGCCGGCCGCGGCGGGGCGCCACCGGGGCGTGGCCGTGTTCGAGGGCTATGAGACCCACATCGGCGCGGTGCTGGAGATCTCGATGAAGGACGGCGCGCCGCAGGTGCACCGCGTCACCGTGGTGGCCGACCCGGGCCGCATGGTCAACCCCGACACGGTGGAGGCGCAGATCCAGTCCAGCGTGGTGTACGGCCTGTCGGCCGCACTCTGGGGCGAGATCACCGTCGACAAGGGCCGCGTGCAGCAGTTCAACTTCGACACCTACCGGGTGATGCGCCACAACGAGGTGCCGGCGATCGACATCACGCTGCTAGAGAGCCGGGAGAAGCCCGGCGGCATCGGCGAGCCGGCCACCTCACTGATGGCCCCGGCGCTGGCCAATGCGGTCTTCGCTGCCACCGGCAAGCGGGTGCGCCGCATGCCGATCCGGCCGGAGACGATCGCCCAGGCCTGA
- the radA gene encoding DNA repair protein RadA, translating into MSRAKTIYTCSECGGTSAKWLGKCPSCNAWNTLEETVAEPAASGAKNRYQALARTQPVATLADIEAADVARTPTGLEELDRVLGGGVVEGGVVLIGGDPGIGKSTLLLQAAEALSMQMKVLYVTGEESGAQVALRARRLGLGGTQLRVLAEIGLERIQATLTAEAPDFCVIDSIQTLYSEQLSSAPGSVAQVRECAAQLTRTAKASGCTIVLVGHVTKEGALAGPRVLEHIVDTVLYFEGDTHSSFRLVRAIKNRFGAVNEIGVFAMTERGLKGVTNPSAIFLSTHGAPVPGSCVLVTLEGTRPMLVEIQALVDSGGPSPRRLSVGLDRDRLAMLLAVLHRHAGVACFDQDVFVNAVGGVRISEPAADLAVLLAIQSSLRGRPLPRGFVAFGEVGLAGEVRPAPRGQERLREAAKLGFSVAVVPKANLPKKPIEGLELHGVERIEQAIDLVRALGDGHAGPPPAR; encoded by the coding sequence ATGAGCCGAGCCAAGACGATCTACACCTGCAGCGAGTGCGGCGGCACGAGCGCCAAGTGGCTGGGCAAGTGCCCGAGCTGCAACGCCTGGAACACGCTGGAGGAGACGGTGGCCGAGCCGGCGGCCAGCGGGGCAAAGAACCGCTACCAGGCGCTGGCCCGCACCCAGCCGGTGGCAACGCTGGCTGACATCGAGGCCGCCGACGTGGCCCGCACCCCCACGGGGCTGGAGGAGTTGGACCGTGTGCTGGGCGGTGGCGTGGTCGAGGGCGGCGTGGTACTGATCGGTGGCGACCCCGGCATCGGCAAATCCACCCTGCTGCTGCAGGCGGCCGAGGCGCTGTCGATGCAGATGAAGGTGCTCTATGTGACCGGCGAGGAGTCCGGCGCGCAGGTCGCGCTGCGGGCGCGCCGGCTCGGGCTGGGCGGCACACAGCTGCGCGTGCTGGCCGAGATTGGCCTGGAGCGCATCCAGGCCACGCTGACGGCCGAGGCGCCCGATTTCTGCGTGATCGACTCGATCCAGACGCTTTATTCCGAGCAGCTCAGCTCGGCGCCCGGCTCGGTGGCGCAGGTACGCGAGTGCGCCGCCCAGCTCACCCGCACGGCCAAGGCCAGCGGCTGCACCATCGTGCTGGTGGGCCACGTCACCAAGGAGGGCGCGCTGGCCGGCCCGCGGGTGCTGGAGCACATCGTGGACACGGTGCTGTACTTCGAGGGCGACACGCACAGCAGCTTCCGGCTGGTGCGGGCGATCAAGAACCGCTTCGGCGCGGTCAACGAGATCGGCGTGTTCGCGATGACCGAGCGCGGCCTGAAGGGCGTGACCAACCCGAGCGCGATCTTCCTGTCCACCCACGGCGCACCGGTGCCGGGATCGTGCGTGCTGGTGACGCTGGAGGGCACGCGGCCGATGCTGGTGGAGATCCAGGCGCTGGTCGATTCGGGCGGGCCCAGCCCACGGCGGCTGTCGGTGGGCCTGGACCGCGACCGGCTGGCCATGCTGCTGGCGGTGCTGCACCGCCACGCCGGGGTGGCCTGCTTCGACCAGGATGTGTTCGTCAACGCGGTGGGCGGCGTGCGCATCAGCGAGCCGGCGGCCGACCTGGCGGTGCTGCTGGCGATCCAGAGTTCGCTGCGCGGCCGGCCGCTGCCGCGCGGCTTTGTCGCCTTCGGCGAGGTGGGCCTGGCCGGCGAGGTCCGCCCGGCGCCGCGCGGGCAGGAGCGGCTGCGCGAGGCGGCCAAGCTGGGCTTCTCGGTGGCGGTGGTGCCCAAGGCGAACCTGCCAAAGAAGCCCATCGAGGGGCTGGAGCTGCACGGCGTGGAGCGCATCGAGCAGGCGATCGACCTGGTGCGTGCGCTCGGCGACGGCCACGCGGGCCCGCCACCGGCGCGCTGA